A single window of Malus sylvestris chromosome 5, drMalSylv7.2, whole genome shotgun sequence DNA harbors:
- the LOC126623586 gene encoding uncharacterized protein LOC126623586 isoform X1: MEDIGLFRQAWKWLQSQKHIYSRSGTAIGGCGDKIGMFVERHWPMVCSGCARTGRLLILLLIYWWDCIIRGFQSFIGLGSAALLLIMWSCFLSLTSISCLVYVLLSMRLGISGEDFRSAKNDERIGCNTGGCLLMRSTRTRKYQGCRGAAGAAVQYLGYTPGLFIVGIFAILILWMYANFWITGILFIVGGYLFSLNHARLLVLMATVYAIYCVKVQVGWHGVVLSINLAFFSNDALNYVLQWCDKVSESTHFEEQKQSETIMEDDFSGEFEYSIPTDEPEKLHSCNSSSTPATSTIINDRKESFPIKVVKEEKSSADEMKKILDSIDHYEALGFPRHKKIDAAILKKEYRKKAMLVHPDKNMGSALASEAFKRVQCAFEVLSDSTKKRDYDEQLRKEESKTKSVCQKSYGTSHQDGPDYFSEESRRIQCTKCGNSHIWICTNRSKAKARWCQDCCQYHQAKDGDGWVEYKGTLVFNRPHKVEIPRAFVCAESKIFDVSEWAICQGMACRPNTHRPSFHVNMVGLEKTQRSNSSRFPWDLDAEMMDEDEEEFEVWLQQALASGLFCESSKRRKSWSPFKLPQRVKRQSRRTSC; this comes from the exons ATGGAGGATATAGGGTTGTTTAGACAAGCTTGGAAATGGCTGCAGTCACAGAAACACATTTATTCACGATCGGGAACTGCGATCGGTGGGTGTGGAGATAAAATCGGGATGTTTGTAGAACGGCATTGGCCGATGGTGTGCAGTGGGTGCGCCAGGACAGGGAGGCTGTTGATCCTGTTGTTGATTTATTGGTGGGACTGCATCATAAGAGGTTTTCAATCCTTTATTGGGTTGGGTTCTGCAGCTTTGCTCCTTATAATGTGGAGTTGCTTTCTCAGTTTGACTTCAATTTCTTGCTTGGTTTATGTACTTCTTAGTATG CGCTTAGGTATTTCTGGAGAAGATTTTAGGAGTGCAAAAAATGATGAAAGGATAGGCTGCAACACTGGTGGATGTTTACTCATGAGGTCAACCAGGACACGTAAATATCAAGGTTGTAGG GGAGCTGCTGGAGCTGCTGTCCAGTACTTGGGTTACACTCCAGGACTTTTTATTGTAGGGATCTTCGCTATTCTGATTTTATGGATGTACGCTAACTTTTGGATAACGGGAATCTTATTTATAGTTGGAg GTTATTTGTTCTCCCTAAATCATGCACGGTTGCTGGTCTTGATGGCAACTGTTTATGCTATTTATTGTGTCAAAGTTCAAGTTGGATGGCATGGTGTAGTTCTCTCAATAAACCTTGCATTTTTCTCTAATGATGCATTAAATTATGTGCTCCAATGGTGTGATAAAGTGAGCGAAAGCACACACTTCGAAGAGCAAAAGCAATCAGAAACAATTATGGAGGATGATTTTTCTGGGGAATTTGAATACTCTATTCCTACTGATGAACCTGAAAAGCTGCACTCATGTAACTCATCTAGCACGCCAGCTACTTCAACTATTATAAATGACCGAAAAGAATCTTTCCCTATTAAGGTGGTCAAAGAGGAAAAAAGTTCAGCTGATGAAATGAAAAAGATTTTGGACAGTATTGATCATTATGAAGCACTAGGATTTCCTCGCCACAAAAAAATTGATGCAGCAATATTGAAAAAAGAATACCGGAAGAAG GCCATGCTTGTGCATCCTGATAAAAATATGGGAAGTGCATTAGCAAGTGAAGCGTTTAAGAGAGTTCAATGTGCATTTGAG GTTCTCTCTGATTCCACAAAGAAGAGAGACTATGATGAGCAGTTGCGGAAGGAAGAATCCAAGACTAAGAGTGTGTGCCAGAAGTCCTATGGTACTTCACATCAG GATGGTCCAGATTATTTTTCTGAAGAGTCGAGACGTATACAGTGCACTAAGTGTGGAAATTCGCATATATGGATATGCACAAACAGAAGCAAGGCCAAGGCTAGATGGTGTCAG GATTGCTGTCAATATCACCAAGCAAAGGATGGAGATGGATGGGTTGAGTACAAAGGAACTTTAGTATTTAATAGGCCACATAAG gTGGAAATACCACGGGCCTTCGTCTGTGCTGAGAGCAAAATCTTTGATGTATCTGAATGGGCTATTTGTCAG GGAATGGCGTGCAGGCCCAACACTCATAGGCCTAGCTTCCACGTTAACATGGTTGGTTTGGAGAAAACTCAAAGATCCAACTCAAGTAGATTCCCGTGGGATTTGGATGCTGAAATGAtggatgaagatgaagaagaatttGAGGTGTGGCTTCAGCAAGCTCTGGCCTCTGGCCTCTTTTGTGAGTCCTCTAAACGCCGAAAGAGCTGGAGTCCATTCAAGTTGCCCCAGAGAGTGAAGAGGCAATCGCGAAGAACGTCATGCTGA
- the LOC126623585 gene encoding G-type lectin S-receptor-like serine/threonine-protein kinase At4g27290 isoform X6 yields the protein MQALTSVFMCLFFLFSLQRISAATALVTITPSGYIRDGETLVSVGGSYELGFFSPGKSKSRYLGIWYTASADAVVWVANRETPLGDSSGLLKLTEQGVLVLLNSSNSIVWSSNSSRIAGNPVSQLLDSGNLVVQDGKETNPDNFLWQSFDYPCDTYLPEMKLGWDLVTGLERYLSSWKSTEDPSPGAFSGRVDLRGLPQFLIMKGDKIQARRGSWNGLYLTGYGYDVTHPDPISGTEFVMNKDEVYYEYRLRNMSVFSRYVLNPSGVSEKFTWVSQTQSWELAFSFLADRCEKYALCGPFSSCSINSNSAICACLKGFVPKSLKDWNSGYWSDGCVRRTPLACSDGDGFVKYSGIKLPDTSSSWFDKSMSLSECKGLCWGNCSCTACANLDIREGGSGCVLWFGNLIDIKEFTPGGGQDLYIRVAASELDHVKKKSNFNKRQLLAILLSSAVFLVGLLVGMILYIRMKKLRYEGHRRKDCRDEYLGEDGEEMELPLFDLTTIAKATDNFSSCNKLGEGGFGPVYKGTLIGGKEIAVKRLSKNSGQGMKEFKTEVILIARLQHRNLVKLLGCCIQKDEKILIYEFMPNKSLDFYIFDQEGQKLLDWPKCFHIISGVARGLLYLHQDSRLRIIHRDLKCSNILLDNNMNPKISDFGLAKTFGGDQSQANTNRVVGTYGYMSPEYTADGIFSMKSDVFSFGVILLEMLSRKKNRGFRHPDHNHNLLGHAWILWIQDKPLELIDKKFCDLCNIYEVVRCLHVGLLCVQRVPEDRPNMSSVVLMLSSDVALPPPKQPGFYTEQSIPESPSRMLLCSENTFSTALIDPR from the exons ATGCAAGCCTTGACAAGTGTTTTTATGTGCTTGTTCTTCTTATTCTCCCTCCAAAGAATCTCAGCTGCAACTGCACTGGTCACGATCACTCCGAGTGGATATATAAGAGATGGCGAAACTCTGGTTTCAGTAGGTGGAAGCTATGAACTGGGATTCTTCAGCCCTGGTAAATCGAAAAGCCGGTACTTGGGAATATGGTACACTGCTTCTGCTGATGCAGTTGTGTGGGTGGCCAACAGAGAAACACCACTTGGTGATTCTTCAGGACTTTTGAAGCTCACGGAGCAAGGAGTTCTAGTCCTCCTGAATAGCTCAAACAGCATTGTGTGGTCATCGAATTCATCAAGAATTGCGGGGAATCCAGTATCGCAACTATTGGATTCTGGAAATCTTGTGGTGCAAGATGGGAAAGAAACTAACCCGGATAACTTCTTGTGGCAGAGTTTTGATTATCCTTGTGACACATACCTACCGGAAATGAAGCTTGGTTGGGACTTGGTTACCGGTTTAGAGAGGTATCTCTCGTCTTGGAAGAGCACAGAAGATCCTTCTCCGGGAGCGTTTTCGGGACGAGTGGATCTGCGTGGCTTACCACAATTTTTAATTATGAAAGGAGATAAGATACAAGCCAGACGAGGGTCATGGAATGGCCTTTATTTGACAGGATACGGATATGATGTCACACATCCAGATCCAATATCTGGGACTGAATTTGTGATGAACAAGGACGAGGTCTATTATGAGTACAGGCTCCGGAACATGTCAGTGTTCTCGAGATATGTATTGAACCCATCAGGAGTCTCAGAGAAGTTCACATGGGTGTCCCAAACACAGAGTTGGGAACTTGCCTTTTCATTCCTAGCAGATCGGTGTGAAAAGTATGCCTTGTGCGGTCCATTTTCTAGTTGCAGTATCAATAGTAACTCTGCAATATGTGCATGCTTGAAGGGATTTGTACCAAAATCTTTGAAAGATTGGAATTCGGGATATTGGTCTGATGGATGTGTTCGAAGGACTCCGTTGGCCTGCAGCGATGGAGATGGCTTCGTAAAGTATAGTGGGATTAAATTGCCAGACACATCCTCCTCATGGTTTGATAAAAGCATGAGCCTTAGTGAATGCAAGGGATTATGTTGGGGAAACTGCTCATGCACGGCGTGTGCAAATCTAGACATCAGGGAGGGAGGAAGTGGCTGCGTGCTTTGGTTTGGTAACCTCATCGACATAAAAGAATTCACTCCCGGCGGTGGTCAAGACCTCTATATACGGGTGGCAGCTTCAGAACTAG ATCATGTTAAGAAAAAGAGCAATTTCAACAAGAGACAGCTACTAGCAATTCTCCTCAGCTCTGCAGTTTTTCTCGTGGGATTGCTTGTTGGAATGATATTGTACATACGGATGAAGAAACTCAGATATGAAG GACACAGAAGAAAGGATTGCAGAGACGAATACCTTGGAGAAGACGGGGAAGAGATGGAGTTACCACTGTTTGACTTGACCACCATAGCTAAAGCCACTGACAACTTTTCAAGCTGTAACAAGCTGGGAGAAGGTGGCTTTGGACCTGTGTACAAG GGTACCCTGATAGGAGGAAAAGAAATTGCAGTAAAGAGGCTTTCAAAGAATTCCGGACAAGGAATGAAAGAGTTCAAAACTGAAGTTATACTCATAGCCAGACTTCAGCATCGCAATCTTGTTAAGCTTCTCGGTTGTTGCATTCAAAAAGATGAAAAGATTCTAATATATGAATTCATGCCCAACAAAAGCTTGGACTTCTATATTTTTG ATCAGGAGGGACAAAAATTGCTCGATTGGCCTAAGTGCTTCCACATTATCAGTGGAGTTGCTCGAGGGCTTCTTTATCTTCACCAAGACTCTAGATTAAGGATTATACATCGAGATTTGAAATGTAGTAATATTTTGCTAGATAATAATATGAACCCGAAGATTTCAGACTTCGGCCTGGCTAAAACATTCGGCGGTGACCAAAGTCAGGCCAATACAAACAGAGTGGTTGGAACCTA TGGTTATATGTCTCCGGAATATACAGCAGATGGAATTTTCTCGATGAAATCTGATGTGTTTAGCTTTGGAGTCATATTGCTCGAGATGTTGAGTAGGAAGAAGAACAGGGGATTTCGTCATCCAGATCACAACCACAACCTTCTTGGACAT GCATGGATACTATGGATTCAGGATAAACCACTAGAACTGATCGAtaagaagttttgtgatttgtGCAACATATATGAAGTGGTAAGGTGTCTTCACGTGGGGCTATTATGTGTGCAAAGAGTACCTGAGGATAGACCAAACATGTCATCTGTGGTTCTAATGTTGAGCAGTGATGTTGCCTTGCCGCCTCCAAAGCAGCCCGGTTTTTACACTGAACAAAGCATCCCTGAATCACCATCAAGGATGCTTCTTTGTTCAGAGAATACTTTCAGCACTGCGTTGATAGATCCTCGGTAG
- the LOC126623586 gene encoding uncharacterized protein LOC126623586 isoform X3 has translation MEDIGLFRQAWKWLQSQKHIYSRSGTAIGGCGDKIGMFVERHWPMVCSGCARTGRLLILLLIYWWDCIIRGFQSFIGLGSAALLLIMWSCFLSLTSISCLVYVLLSMRLGISGEDFRSAKNDERIGCNTGGCLLMRSTRTRKYQGCRGAAGAAVQYLGYTPGLFIVGIFAILILWMYANFWITGILFIVGGYLFSLNHARLLVLMATVYAIYCVKVQVGWHGVVLSINLAFFSNDALNYVLQWCDKVSESTHFEEQKQSETIMEDDFSGEFEYSIPTDEPEKLHSCNSSSTPATSTIINDRKESFPIKVVKEEKSSADEMKKILDSIDHYEALGFPRHKKIDAAILKKEYRKKAMLVHPDKNMGSALASEAFKRVQCAFEVLSDSTKKRDYDEQLRKEESKTKSVCQKSYGTSHQDGPDYFSEESRRIQCTKCGNSHIWICTNRSKAKARWCQDCCQYHQAKDGDGWVEYKGTLVFNRPHKG, from the exons ATGGAGGATATAGGGTTGTTTAGACAAGCTTGGAAATGGCTGCAGTCACAGAAACACATTTATTCACGATCGGGAACTGCGATCGGTGGGTGTGGAGATAAAATCGGGATGTTTGTAGAACGGCATTGGCCGATGGTGTGCAGTGGGTGCGCCAGGACAGGGAGGCTGTTGATCCTGTTGTTGATTTATTGGTGGGACTGCATCATAAGAGGTTTTCAATCCTTTATTGGGTTGGGTTCTGCAGCTTTGCTCCTTATAATGTGGAGTTGCTTTCTCAGTTTGACTTCAATTTCTTGCTTGGTTTATGTACTTCTTAGTATG CGCTTAGGTATTTCTGGAGAAGATTTTAGGAGTGCAAAAAATGATGAAAGGATAGGCTGCAACACTGGTGGATGTTTACTCATGAGGTCAACCAGGACACGTAAATATCAAGGTTGTAGG GGAGCTGCTGGAGCTGCTGTCCAGTACTTGGGTTACACTCCAGGACTTTTTATTGTAGGGATCTTCGCTATTCTGATTTTATGGATGTACGCTAACTTTTGGATAACGGGAATCTTATTTATAGTTGGAg GTTATTTGTTCTCCCTAAATCATGCACGGTTGCTGGTCTTGATGGCAACTGTTTATGCTATTTATTGTGTCAAAGTTCAAGTTGGATGGCATGGTGTAGTTCTCTCAATAAACCTTGCATTTTTCTCTAATGATGCATTAAATTATGTGCTCCAATGGTGTGATAAAGTGAGCGAAAGCACACACTTCGAAGAGCAAAAGCAATCAGAAACAATTATGGAGGATGATTTTTCTGGGGAATTTGAATACTCTATTCCTACTGATGAACCTGAAAAGCTGCACTCATGTAACTCATCTAGCACGCCAGCTACTTCAACTATTATAAATGACCGAAAAGAATCTTTCCCTATTAAGGTGGTCAAAGAGGAAAAAAGTTCAGCTGATGAAATGAAAAAGATTTTGGACAGTATTGATCATTATGAAGCACTAGGATTTCCTCGCCACAAAAAAATTGATGCAGCAATATTGAAAAAAGAATACCGGAAGAAG GCCATGCTTGTGCATCCTGATAAAAATATGGGAAGTGCATTAGCAAGTGAAGCGTTTAAGAGAGTTCAATGTGCATTTGAG GTTCTCTCTGATTCCACAAAGAAGAGAGACTATGATGAGCAGTTGCGGAAGGAAGAATCCAAGACTAAGAGTGTGTGCCAGAAGTCCTATGGTACTTCACATCAG GATGGTCCAGATTATTTTTCTGAAGAGTCGAGACGTATACAGTGCACTAAGTGTGGAAATTCGCATATATGGATATGCACAAACAGAAGCAAGGCCAAGGCTAGATGGTGTCAG GATTGCTGTCAATATCACCAAGCAAAGGATGGAGATGGATGGGTTGAGTACAAAGGAACTTTAGTATTTAATAGGCCACATAAG GGATGA
- the LOC126623586 gene encoding uncharacterized protein LOC126623586 isoform X2, producing the protein MEDIGLFRQAWKWLQSQKHIYSRSGTAIGGCGDKIGMFVERHWPMVCSGCARTGRLLILLLIYWWDCIIRGFQSFIGLGSAALLLIMWSCFLSLTSISCLVYVLLSMGAAGAAVQYLGYTPGLFIVGIFAILILWMYANFWITGILFIVGGYLFSLNHARLLVLMATVYAIYCVKVQVGWHGVVLSINLAFFSNDALNYVLQWCDKVSESTHFEEQKQSETIMEDDFSGEFEYSIPTDEPEKLHSCNSSSTPATSTIINDRKESFPIKVVKEEKSSADEMKKILDSIDHYEALGFPRHKKIDAAILKKEYRKKAMLVHPDKNMGSALASEAFKRVQCAFEVLSDSTKKRDYDEQLRKEESKTKSVCQKSYGTSHQDGPDYFSEESRRIQCTKCGNSHIWICTNRSKAKARWCQDCCQYHQAKDGDGWVEYKGTLVFNRPHKVEIPRAFVCAESKIFDVSEWAICQGMACRPNTHRPSFHVNMVGLEKTQRSNSSRFPWDLDAEMMDEDEEEFEVWLQQALASGLFCESSKRRKSWSPFKLPQRVKRQSRRTSC; encoded by the exons ATGGAGGATATAGGGTTGTTTAGACAAGCTTGGAAATGGCTGCAGTCACAGAAACACATTTATTCACGATCGGGAACTGCGATCGGTGGGTGTGGAGATAAAATCGGGATGTTTGTAGAACGGCATTGGCCGATGGTGTGCAGTGGGTGCGCCAGGACAGGGAGGCTGTTGATCCTGTTGTTGATTTATTGGTGGGACTGCATCATAAGAGGTTTTCAATCCTTTATTGGGTTGGGTTCTGCAGCTTTGCTCCTTATAATGTGGAGTTGCTTTCTCAGTTTGACTTCAATTTCTTGCTTGGTTTATGTACTTCTTAGTATG GGAGCTGCTGGAGCTGCTGTCCAGTACTTGGGTTACACTCCAGGACTTTTTATTGTAGGGATCTTCGCTATTCTGATTTTATGGATGTACGCTAACTTTTGGATAACGGGAATCTTATTTATAGTTGGAg GTTATTTGTTCTCCCTAAATCATGCACGGTTGCTGGTCTTGATGGCAACTGTTTATGCTATTTATTGTGTCAAAGTTCAAGTTGGATGGCATGGTGTAGTTCTCTCAATAAACCTTGCATTTTTCTCTAATGATGCATTAAATTATGTGCTCCAATGGTGTGATAAAGTGAGCGAAAGCACACACTTCGAAGAGCAAAAGCAATCAGAAACAATTATGGAGGATGATTTTTCTGGGGAATTTGAATACTCTATTCCTACTGATGAACCTGAAAAGCTGCACTCATGTAACTCATCTAGCACGCCAGCTACTTCAACTATTATAAATGACCGAAAAGAATCTTTCCCTATTAAGGTGGTCAAAGAGGAAAAAAGTTCAGCTGATGAAATGAAAAAGATTTTGGACAGTATTGATCATTATGAAGCACTAGGATTTCCTCGCCACAAAAAAATTGATGCAGCAATATTGAAAAAAGAATACCGGAAGAAG GCCATGCTTGTGCATCCTGATAAAAATATGGGAAGTGCATTAGCAAGTGAAGCGTTTAAGAGAGTTCAATGTGCATTTGAG GTTCTCTCTGATTCCACAAAGAAGAGAGACTATGATGAGCAGTTGCGGAAGGAAGAATCCAAGACTAAGAGTGTGTGCCAGAAGTCCTATGGTACTTCACATCAG GATGGTCCAGATTATTTTTCTGAAGAGTCGAGACGTATACAGTGCACTAAGTGTGGAAATTCGCATATATGGATATGCACAAACAGAAGCAAGGCCAAGGCTAGATGGTGTCAG GATTGCTGTCAATATCACCAAGCAAAGGATGGAGATGGATGGGTTGAGTACAAAGGAACTTTAGTATTTAATAGGCCACATAAG gTGGAAATACCACGGGCCTTCGTCTGTGCTGAGAGCAAAATCTTTGATGTATCTGAATGGGCTATTTGTCAG GGAATGGCGTGCAGGCCCAACACTCATAGGCCTAGCTTCCACGTTAACATGGTTGGTTTGGAGAAAACTCAAAGATCCAACTCAAGTAGATTCCCGTGGGATTTGGATGCTGAAATGAtggatgaagatgaagaagaatttGAGGTGTGGCTTCAGCAAGCTCTGGCCTCTGGCCTCTTTTGTGAGTCCTCTAAACGCCGAAAGAGCTGGAGTCCATTCAAGTTGCCCCAGAGAGTGAAGAGGCAATCGCGAAGAACGTCATGCTGA
- the LOC126623586 gene encoding uncharacterized protein LOC126623586 isoform X4, whose translation MYANFWITGILFIVGGYLFSLNHARLLVLMATVYAIYCVKVQVGWHGVVLSINLAFFSNDALNYVLQWCDKVSESTHFEEQKQSETIMEDDFSGEFEYSIPTDEPEKLHSCNSSSTPATSTIINDRKESFPIKVVKEEKSSADEMKKILDSIDHYEALGFPRHKKIDAAILKKEYRKKAMLVHPDKNMGSALASEAFKRVQCAFEVLSDSTKKRDYDEQLRKEESKTKSVCQKSYGTSHQDGPDYFSEESRRIQCTKCGNSHIWICTNRSKAKARWCQDCCQYHQAKDGDGWVEYKGTLVFNRPHKVEIPRAFVCAESKIFDVSEWAICQGMACRPNTHRPSFHVNMVGLEKTQRSNSSRFPWDLDAEMMDEDEEEFEVWLQQALASGLFCESSKRRKSWSPFKLPQRVKRQSRRTSC comes from the exons ATGTACGCTAACTTTTGGATAACGGGAATCTTATTTATAGTTGGAg GTTATTTGTTCTCCCTAAATCATGCACGGTTGCTGGTCTTGATGGCAACTGTTTATGCTATTTATTGTGTCAAAGTTCAAGTTGGATGGCATGGTGTAGTTCTCTCAATAAACCTTGCATTTTTCTCTAATGATGCATTAAATTATGTGCTCCAATGGTGTGATAAAGTGAGCGAAAGCACACACTTCGAAGAGCAAAAGCAATCAGAAACAATTATGGAGGATGATTTTTCTGGGGAATTTGAATACTCTATTCCTACTGATGAACCTGAAAAGCTGCACTCATGTAACTCATCTAGCACGCCAGCTACTTCAACTATTATAAATGACCGAAAAGAATCTTTCCCTATTAAGGTGGTCAAAGAGGAAAAAAGTTCAGCTGATGAAATGAAAAAGATTTTGGACAGTATTGATCATTATGAAGCACTAGGATTTCCTCGCCACAAAAAAATTGATGCAGCAATATTGAAAAAAGAATACCGGAAGAAG GCCATGCTTGTGCATCCTGATAAAAATATGGGAAGTGCATTAGCAAGTGAAGCGTTTAAGAGAGTTCAATGTGCATTTGAG GTTCTCTCTGATTCCACAAAGAAGAGAGACTATGATGAGCAGTTGCGGAAGGAAGAATCCAAGACTAAGAGTGTGTGCCAGAAGTCCTATGGTACTTCACATCAG GATGGTCCAGATTATTTTTCTGAAGAGTCGAGACGTATACAGTGCACTAAGTGTGGAAATTCGCATATATGGATATGCACAAACAGAAGCAAGGCCAAGGCTAGATGGTGTCAG GATTGCTGTCAATATCACCAAGCAAAGGATGGAGATGGATGGGTTGAGTACAAAGGAACTTTAGTATTTAATAGGCCACATAAG gTGGAAATACCACGGGCCTTCGTCTGTGCTGAGAGCAAAATCTTTGATGTATCTGAATGGGCTATTTGTCAG GGAATGGCGTGCAGGCCCAACACTCATAGGCCTAGCTTCCACGTTAACATGGTTGGTTTGGAGAAAACTCAAAGATCCAACTCAAGTAGATTCCCGTGGGATTTGGATGCTGAAATGAtggatgaagatgaagaagaatttGAGGTGTGGCTTCAGCAAGCTCTGGCCTCTGGCCTCTTTTGTGAGTCCTCTAAACGCCGAAAGAGCTGGAGTCCATTCAAGTTGCCCCAGAGAGTGAAGAGGCAATCGCGAAGAACGTCATGCTGA